AGCGCTCAGTGAACTGACTCCATAGAAGCCTCGGTTATAGGTCTGATTTGCCCAGGTGTTTTGCGTAAAAAGTGCGAGCCCCAGATGATGGTAGTCTAAAATGCCAACGCTAATTCTAGCGTCAAATAAATTACCATTAATCCGGTCAGTTCGTTGCCGATCACGCAGCAATATATTAATGGGTGCAGGGCCCAAATGGGTATCCCATTCCAAGTGAGCACCCCAAGACAGGCTAGGAGCAATGCCTGGTATTTGATAGCGTTGTAAGAGATTGGATTGATAGGTGAGGCGTCCCGGTTCATAGGCTAACTGTCCCCCTAGATAAAGCCCCGGCAGGAGAGCATAGCGAAATCCTCCCTCCAAGATGTCTTGTGTGTCACGGATGAACCAGCGTTGGCCAAGGTAACGAATTAATGGAACAGGGTAGGCAATGTCATTGCGTGAGCCATCGTAGGCGGGTTGAATCTCAACGCCTGCGCCAAGTAGGGGGTTGTTAGTGAGTTCCGCCACGACAGGGGGGGAGACTAGAAGCGGCAGAACAATCACAGCGATCGATATATTGCGCAACACTGAATCATCCTTTAAAAATAGGGGGCTTAGATAACAGGCTGTATAATAACGGTTTTAATGATTGTTCTGCGAAAGATTTTTATGGTTAATAGTGTGGATATTAGAGAGAGTATGGGTATTAGAACACTGCATTTTGGTTCTGATTGGATTCAAGGAGCCATGAGAGTTGCAAGACCCTATCAGTTGGTCTTGGAGTACACCAAAGAAATGATGTTATCGCTGATTCTCTCTGACAATCTTAATCCACAACGTATTCTACTGGTGGGTCTTGGAAGTGCTTCTATAGCGAAATTCCTATACCGCCATGCTAAGACGAGTTGTATACAAGTGGTAGAAATTGACGAGAGAGTCATTCATTGTGCCCGTCAGTTTTTTAAATGCCCAGAGAATGACGATCGTTTCCAAGTGGATTGTGCTGACGCCTTTGATTGGCTGATGCACCAACATGAGCAATTTGATTTAATTCTAGTAGATGGCTTTGACGCCAATGCTCAAGCGGGTCGCTTGGACAGTAAAGCATTTTATCTGTTGTGTCAGCAACACTTACATCCCCATGGCTTAATGAGTGTCAATTTGTTTAATTATCGCCTGCGTTTTCAGCGTAGCTTAAGTTATTTAACTCACGTTTTTAATCACCAATTTTGTTATC
This sequence is a window from Ferrovum sp. JA12. Protein-coding genes within it:
- a CDS encoding MipA/OmpV family protein, encoding MLRNISIAVIVLPLLVSPPVVAELTNNPLLGAGVEIQPAYDGSRNDIAYPVPLIRYLGQRWFIRDTQDILEGGFRYALLPGLYLGGQLAYEPGRLTYQSNLLQRYQIPGIAPSLSWGAHLEWDTHLGPAPINILLRDRQRTDRINGNLFDARISVGILDYHHLGLALFTQNTWANQTYNRGFYGVSSLSANQTGLTPYQPGSGLVFNTLGIMGGYSFNSHWGVFGSLEHRRFSALVKDSPIVDAGSARYINLSLIYQFP
- a CDS encoding fused MFS/spermidine synthase, coding for MVNSVDIRESMGIRTLHFGSDWIQGAMRVARPYQLVLEYTKEMMLSLILSDNLNPQRILLVGLGSASIAKFLYRHAKTSCIQVVEIDERVIHCARQFFKCPENDDRFQVDCADAFDWLMHQHEQFDLILVDGFDANAQAGRLDSKAFYLLCQQHLHPHGLMSVNLFNYRLRFQRSLSYLTHVFNHQFCYLPSGDQGNTIAFAGEGMALSDINWQEIKNRAIHFHHETGLNFTKLITRWQKISQM